One Paraburkholderia dioscoreae DNA segment encodes these proteins:
- the panC gene encoding pantoate--beta-alanine ligase, which produces MKVISSIHELRDQLRGQNRTAFVPTMGNLHEGHLSLMRLARQHGDPVVASIFVNRLQFGPNEDFDKYPRTMEADIEKLQKENVYVLFAPTEKDLYPEPQEYRVHPPHDLGDILEGEFRPGFFQGVCTVVMKLMSCVQPRVAVFGKKDYQQLMIVRRMCNQFALPTDIIAAETVRDADGLALSSRNRYLQSAERAEAPRLAAELNQVREAVLGGERDFAKIERAAMAALATRGWQPDYIAVRKRSNLLPPGPEDANAELVVLAAAKLGATRLIDNLEI; this is translated from the coding sequence ATGAAAGTCATCAGCTCGATCCATGAATTGCGCGACCAGTTGCGCGGCCAGAATCGCACCGCGTTTGTGCCGACAATGGGCAATCTGCACGAGGGCCATCTGTCGCTGATGCGTCTCGCGCGTCAGCACGGCGACCCGGTGGTGGCCAGCATCTTCGTCAACCGGCTGCAGTTCGGTCCGAACGAAGACTTCGACAAATACCCGCGCACGATGGAAGCGGACATCGAGAAGCTGCAGAAGGAAAACGTCTACGTGTTGTTCGCACCGACGGAAAAAGACCTCTATCCGGAGCCGCAGGAGTACCGCGTGCATCCGCCGCACGATCTGGGCGATATCCTCGAAGGCGAATTCCGGCCGGGCTTCTTCCAGGGCGTGTGCACGGTAGTGATGAAGCTGATGTCGTGCGTGCAGCCGCGCGTTGCCGTGTTCGGCAAAAAGGATTACCAGCAGTTGATGATCGTGCGCCGCATGTGCAACCAGTTCGCGCTGCCCACCGACATCATTGCCGCCGAAACTGTGCGGGATGCCGACGGCCTCGCGCTCAGCTCGCGCAATCGCTATCTGCAGTCCGCCGAGCGCGCCGAGGCGCCGAGGCTGGCCGCCGAACTGAATCAGGTGCGCGAAGCGGTGCTTGGCGGCGAGCGCGACTTCGCGAAAATCGAACGGGCGGCGATGGCGGCGCTCGCCACACGCGGCTGGCAGCCCGACTACATCGCCGTGCGCAAGCGCTCGAATCTGCTGCCGCCGGGTCCGGAAGACGCGAATGCGGAACTGGTGGTGCTGGCCGCCGCCAAGCTCGGCGCCACCCGTCTGATCGATAACCTCGAAATCTGA
- a CDS encoding translocation/assembly module TamB domain-containing protein produces the protein MTTDVSAQPPAQPPGAHPPGEPPRQPPGQQPPPEGPAPRRRLGRLLLKSLAWTVAVVVLLLALAAGLLYGALTTERGTAYAWQAAVKLLGGKLSGTLESGALANGLQLRQVRWRSLDGSGTDIQIDRVAGRWALARQPWRFTVDYLHVGTVDARIGASSSSSGPMKLPQDLRLPIQLDIRDVQVDKLLLHQGASTTEFSRFVFHGRSDGRHHEAAIERLDTPFGAVTAAAKLDGVRPFPLSGDIGYSGKVNNEAVQVGGHLSGSLENLIAELDASGMKLAGHARVEAEPFGDVPLQRATLTFDHINPQAFSPGAPQADLAVRAELQPVGQGAAEAAVSGASGASGASAAQRAIAASGEHSAQPRASGKSTAGFAVAGHVSIVNAKPGAIDQNLLPLIDANADVRLDAQTQRISNLNVRLVKSATLTGGGALSGKHGQFDLQVAGLDLNALQATVRPTQLSGPISVRLNDDVQSVTLDLADPKAALRAQGKITFDPARMSFNDVRITSGKGRIDLSGALKHDANSTYNLKAQLTDFDPLTLTSQMPSRTPVAGPAPAASSAGKSGTAQATAQAGSTAGAKSAAPADKAAAAVKNTAKAAVRTEVAQRKTPAPKRGAPPARKIEARVNGTLSAAGMLGPVFTTKADFKLGPSVYDGLPLTGSGTVQLAGSRILPSRANLSVAGNQVDVQGSFGARGDRLKFRVDAPELERLGFGLAGLVAADGDITGSFAHPNVVLNYKADSVVFSSNRIGHAEGHAELRDGANGALVFTTDARNVSAGGVDLSTLTARLSGTRANHTLEAAATGKLQDRPLDLTLAANGKLTEAREGTRWDGTVTRLQNRGTPSFNLESPLAVSAGPQHLTLGATRLTLEGAVLSLKTFAFDHGKIQSAGSLTDISAVRLQDLRRQITGEPPIVKTDLVFDGDWDFTLGSTASGHIQLKRRSGDVTVEIGRGLASLGISDISARAEFSGGNRLNATVHAQASRIGVIDADAHTTLVMRDGFLTVNEEGALTGNVNANVPSLKTTGGLFGPSYLLDGHLALKLALGGTVAKPNLTGSLLGDGISATMVDQGVQLKDGVVRIALSQNLVDFQQVEFHGASGTLRATGRVRLDGAQPDLTASIVADKLELFAAPDRNLSLSGSATVANGGTLGGMEINGKFVVDHALFDMPEQSAPKLGDDVVVVRPDGSVAGERPRPVAGTNKPIGPFAPRANIDINLGNSFRFRGQGADLGLSGTITAMSAPNLPLRAVGNVRVTPGSTYTAFGRKLNIENGFFTFNGPVANPGINILAMRRNQQVEAGVQVTGTVQFPTAKLVSEPNVPDNEKLSWLLFGHGTDQGNNLGQQSTMTTALALLGSASGKRIAQTFGLDEFSIGRSEVGLTDPQVVMVSKAINEWLVIGYEQGLQSASNAIKATVNLTRYWSVAAYGGTFDGLDLLYTRRFDRIHW, from the coding sequence ATGACCACGGACGTTTCCGCCCAACCTCCCGCCCAGCCGCCGGGTGCTCATCCGCCAGGAGAGCCGCCAAGGCAGCCGCCGGGACAGCAGCCGCCACCCGAAGGGCCTGCGCCCAGGCGCCGGCTCGGCCGGTTGCTGCTGAAATCGCTCGCGTGGACGGTGGCCGTGGTCGTGTTGTTGCTCGCGTTGGCGGCGGGTTTGCTATACGGCGCGCTGACCACGGAGCGCGGCACCGCCTATGCGTGGCAAGCGGCGGTGAAGCTGTTGGGCGGTAAGCTGAGCGGCACGCTTGAAAGCGGCGCACTCGCCAACGGCCTGCAATTGCGGCAAGTGCGCTGGCGCAGCCTCGACGGCAGCGGCACCGATATCCAGATCGATCGCGTGGCGGGCCGCTGGGCGCTCGCGCGCCAACCGTGGCGCTTCACGGTCGACTATCTGCATGTCGGCACGGTGGACGCGCGCATCGGCGCTTCGTCGTCGAGCAGCGGGCCGATGAAGCTGCCGCAAGACCTGCGCTTGCCCATCCAGCTCGACATTCGCGACGTCCAGGTCGACAAACTGTTGCTGCATCAGGGCGCGTCGACGACCGAATTCTCGCGCTTCGTCTTTCATGGACGCAGCGACGGTCGCCATCACGAGGCCGCGATCGAGCGGCTCGACACGCCGTTCGGCGCGGTGACGGCGGCCGCGAAACTCGACGGCGTGCGGCCGTTTCCGCTGAGCGGGGACATCGGCTATTCGGGCAAGGTCAACAACGAGGCAGTGCAGGTGGGCGGGCATCTGAGCGGCTCGTTAGAGAATCTGATCGCCGAGCTCGACGCGAGCGGCATGAAACTCGCGGGTCACGCCAGGGTCGAGGCCGAGCCGTTCGGCGACGTGCCGCTACAGCGCGCCACGCTGACCTTCGATCACATCAACCCGCAGGCGTTTTCGCCGGGTGCGCCGCAGGCCGATCTCGCCGTGCGGGCAGAGTTGCAGCCGGTCGGGCAGGGGGCGGCGGAGGCGGCCGTGTCGGGGGCGAGTGGGGCGAGTGGGGCCAGCGCGGCGCAGCGCGCCATTGCCGCAAGCGGCGAACACAGCGCTCAGCCCCGCGCGTCAGGCAAAAGCACCGCCGGATTCGCGGTCGCCGGCCACGTTTCGATCGTCAACGCCAAGCCCGGCGCGATCGACCAGAACCTGCTGCCGCTGATCGATGCCAACGCCGACGTGCGGCTCGACGCCCAGACGCAGCGCATCTCGAACCTGAACGTGCGCCTCGTGAAGAGCGCCACGCTCACCGGCGGCGGCGCGCTGAGCGGCAAGCACGGGCAGTTCGATCTGCAGGTCGCCGGGCTCGACCTGAATGCATTGCAGGCAACGGTGCGGCCTACGCAGCTTTCCGGTCCAATCAGTGTTCGTCTGAACGACGACGTGCAGAGTGTCACGCTCGATCTCGCGGACCCAAAAGCGGCGCTGCGCGCCCAAGGCAAGATTACCTTCGATCCCGCGCGGATGAGCTTCAACGACGTGCGCATCACGTCGGGCAAAGGCCGCATCGATCTCTCCGGCGCGCTCAAGCACGACGCGAATTCCACCTACAACCTGAAAGCGCAACTGACCGATTTCGATCCGTTGACGCTGACTTCGCAGATGCCGTCGCGCACGCCGGTGGCCGGCCCGGCACCGGCGGCGAGCAGTGCCGGAAAGAGCGGAACCGCGCAGGCCACGGCGCAAGCCGGCAGCACGGCTGGCGCAAAGAGCGCGGCGCCCGCCGACAAAGCCGCCGCCGCCGTGAAAAACACCGCGAAGGCAGCGGTCAGAACCGAAGTGGCCCAGCGCAAAACGCCGGCGCCGAAACGCGGCGCGCCGCCTGCCCGCAAGATCGAGGCGCGCGTGAACGGCACGCTCAGCGCGGCCGGCATGCTCGGCCCGGTCTTCACGACCAAGGCCGACTTCAAGCTCGGTCCGAGCGTGTACGACGGCCTGCCGCTGACCGGTAGCGGCACCGTCCAACTGGCGGGCTCGCGAATCCTGCCGAGCCGCGCGAACCTCTCGGTGGCGGGCAACCAGGTGGATGTGCAAGGCAGCTTCGGCGCGCGTGGCGACCGGCTGAAGTTTCGCGTCGATGCGCCGGAACTGGAGCGCCTCGGCTTCGGTCTGGCGGGGCTCGTCGCTGCCGATGGCGACATCACCGGCTCGTTCGCGCATCCGAATGTGGTGCTGAACTACAAGGCGGACAGCGTGGTGTTCAGCAGCAACCGCATCGGTCATGCGGAAGGCCACGCGGAACTGCGCGACGGCGCGAACGGCGCGCTCGTCTTTACCACCGACGCACGCAATGTCAGCGCGGGCGGCGTCGATCTGAGCACGCTCACGGCGCGCTTGTCCGGCACGCGCGCCAATCACACGCTCGAGGCGGCGGCCACCGGCAAGCTGCAGGACCGTCCGCTCGATCTCACGCTCGCCGCCAACGGCAAGCTGACCGAAGCGCGCGAAGGCACGCGCTGGGACGGCACGGTCACCCGCTTGCAGAATCGCGGCACGCCGTCGTTCAATCTGGAGTCGCCGCTCGCCGTCAGCGCCGGGCCGCAGCACCTGACGCTCGGCGCGACGAGGCTCACGCTCGAAGGCGCGGTGCTGAGCCTGAAAACGTTCGCCTTCGACCACGGCAAGATTCAGTCGGCGGGCAGCCTGACTGACATTTCGGCCGTGCGCCTTCAGGATCTGCGGCGCCAGATCACCGGCGAGCCGCCGATCGTCAAAACCGACCTGGTGTTCGACGGCGACTGGGACTTCACGCTCGGCAGCACGGCGAGCGGCCACATCCAGCTGAAGCGCCGTAGCGGCGACGTTACGGTCGAGATCGGCCGGGGCCTCGCTTCCCTGGGCATTTCGGATATCAGCGCGCGCGCTGAGTTCAGCGGCGGCAACCGGCTCAACGCCACGGTGCATGCGCAGGCAAGCCGCATCGGCGTGATCGACGCCGACGCGCACACCACGTTGGTCATGCGCGACGGCTTCCTGACCGTCAACGAAGAGGGCGCGCTTACCGGCAATGTGAATGCCAATGTGCCGTCGCTGAAAACGACCGGCGGCCTGTTCGGTCCGAGCTATCTGCTCGACGGCCACCTCGCGCTCAAGCTCGCGCTCGGCGGCACGGTCGCCAAACCGAACCTGACCGGCTCGCTGCTCGGCGACGGAATTTCCGCGACGATGGTCGACCAGGGCGTGCAATTAAAGGATGGCGTGGTGCGTATCGCGCTCTCGCAGAATCTGGTCGACTTCCAGCAGGTCGAGTTTCACGGCGCGAGCGGCACGTTGCGCGCCACCGGGCGCGTGCGTCTGGACGGTGCCCAGCCGGACCTGACCGCGAGCATCGTCGCGGACAAGCTCGAATTGTTCGCGGCGCCGGACCGTAACCTGTCGCTGTCGGGCAGCGCGACCGTGGCGAACGGCGGGACGCTGGGCGGCATGGAGATCAACGGCAAATTCGTGGTCGATCACGCGTTGTTCGACATGCCGGAGCAGTCCGCGCCGAAGCTCGGCGACGACGTGGTGGTGGTGCGCCCCGACGGTTCGGTGGCGGGCGAGCGGCCGCGGCCCGTGGCGGGCACCAACAAGCCGATCGGCCCGTTCGCGCCGCGCGCCAATATTGACATCAACCTGGGCAACAGCTTCCGCTTCCGCGGTCAGGGCGCGGATCTGGGCCTGAGCGGTACGATCACCGCCATGAGCGCGCCGAATTTGCCGCTGCGCGCAGTGGGGAACGTGCGTGTCACGCCTGGTTCGACCTATACCGCGTTCGGCCGCAAGCTCAATATCGAAAACGGCTTCTTCACGTTCAACGGTCCGGTGGCCAATCCCGGCATCAACATCCTCGCCATGCGCCGCAATCAGCAGGTCGAGGCGGGCGTGCAGGTCACGGGCACGGTTCAATTCCCGACCGCGAAGCTGGTGTCCGAACCGAACGTGCCGGATAACGAAAAGCTCTCGTGGCTGCTGTTCGGTCATGGCACGGATCAGGGCAACAACCTGGGTCAACAGAGCACCATGACGACGGCGCTCGCGTTGCTCGGCAGCGCGAGCGGCAAGCGGATCGCGCAGACTTTCGGGCTCGACGAGTTCTCCATTGGGCGAAGCGAAGTCGGACTGACCGATCCGCAGGTGGTGATGGTGTCGAAGGCGATCAACGAGTGGCTCGTGATCGGCTACGAACAGGGGCTGCAGTCGGCGAGCAATGCGATCAAGGCGACCGTCAACCTGACGCGGTACTGGTCGGTTGCGGCTTATGGCGGCACGTTCGACGGCCTCGATCTGCTCTACACGCGGCGCTTCGACCGGATCCACTGGTGA
- a CDS encoding segregation and condensation protein A — MSHADEAHGAPPAPADAALAAPATDSTPDTVDGIAFARLYGEPLFKMPTDLYIPPDALEVFLETFEGPLDLLLYLIRKQNFNVLDIPMADVTVQYLGYVDQLRQTNLELASEYLLMAAMLIEIKSRMLLPVKKADSGEEAEDPRAELVRRLLEYEQMKLAAQRIDQLPQLGRDFLRAEVYIEQSITPRFPDVNSEDLRAAWADVIKRAKLVQHHRISREELSVREHMSSILRQLQNARFIEFSDLFDTSKGVPVVVVNFIAVLELCRESLVEITQAEPFAPIYVRLAYLPA; from the coding sequence GTGAGTCACGCCGACGAGGCACACGGCGCTCCGCCGGCCCCCGCCGACGCCGCGCTGGCCGCGCCCGCCACCGATTCGACACCCGACACCGTCGACGGCATCGCTTTTGCACGCCTGTACGGCGAGCCGCTCTTCAAGATGCCGACGGATCTGTACATCCCGCCGGACGCGCTCGAGGTGTTTCTCGAAACGTTCGAAGGCCCGCTGGATCTGCTGCTGTATCTGATCCGCAAGCAGAACTTCAACGTGCTCGACATTCCGATGGCGGACGTCACGGTGCAGTACCTCGGCTACGTCGACCAGTTGCGCCAGACCAATCTCGAACTCGCGTCCGAGTATCTGCTCATGGCCGCGATGCTGATCGAAATCAAATCGCGCATGCTGCTGCCAGTCAAGAAGGCGGACAGCGGCGAGGAAGCCGAAGATCCGCGCGCGGAACTGGTGCGGCGCCTGCTCGAATACGAGCAGATGAAGCTCGCCGCGCAGCGCATCGACCAGTTGCCGCAACTCGGGCGCGACTTCCTGCGCGCCGAGGTCTACATCGAGCAAAGCATCACGCCGCGTTTTCCCGACGTGAACAGCGAAGACCTGCGCGCCGCGTGGGCCGACGTGATCAAGCGCGCCAAGCTGGTCCAGCATCACAGAATCTCGCGCGAGGAGCTTTCGGTGCGCGAGCATATGAGCTCGATCCTGCGGCAGCTGCAAAACGCGCGCTTCATCGAATTCTCCGACCTGTTCGACACGAGCAAAGGCGTGCCGGTGGTCGTGGTGAATTTCATCGCCGTGCTTGAGCTGTGCCGCGAATCGCTCGTTGAAATCACCCAGGCGGAACCGTTCGCGCCGATCTATGTGCGCCTCGCCTATTTGCCCGCCTGA
- a CDS encoding ParA family protein yields the protein MTVIVVANPKGGVGKSTLSTNLAGYFAAAGEWVALADLDKQQSAHAWLSLRPDTLPAIETWEVNLDAPVKPPKGLEHAVIDTPAGLHGNRLNIALDLADKVIVPLQPSMFDILATQEFLERLAKEKAVRKGAIEIGVVGMRVDARTRSAEQLHRFVEGLKLPVLGFLRDTQNYVQLAAHGLTLWDVAKSRVEKDLEQWQPIVEWTSGAGRKG from the coding sequence ATGACGGTGATCGTGGTGGCGAATCCGAAGGGCGGCGTGGGCAAAAGCACGCTGTCCACCAATCTGGCCGGCTATTTCGCGGCGGCCGGCGAGTGGGTCGCGCTGGCGGACCTGGACAAACAGCAGTCCGCGCATGCGTGGCTGTCGCTGCGGCCCGACACGCTGCCGGCCATCGAAACCTGGGAAGTCAATCTGGACGCGCCGGTCAAACCGCCCAAGGGACTGGAGCATGCTGTCATCGACACACCGGCCGGGCTGCACGGCAATCGCCTGAATATCGCGCTGGATCTGGCCGACAAGGTGATCGTGCCGCTCCAGCCGTCCATGTTCGATATTCTCGCCACCCAGGAATTCCTCGAGCGGCTGGCCAAGGAGAAAGCGGTCAGGAAAGGCGCAATTGAAATCGGCGTGGTCGGCATGCGCGTGGATGCGCGCACGCGCTCGGCGGAGCAACTGCATCGCTTTGTCGAGGGGCTGAAGTTGCCGGTACTCGGCTTTTTGCGCGATACCCAGAATTACGTGCAACTGGCGGCCCACGGGCTGACCTTGTGGGACGTGGCGAAAAGCCGTGTGGAGAAGGATCTGGAGCAGTGGCAGCCGATCGTCGAATGGACTAGCGGGGCGGGAAGGAAGGGTTGA
- a CDS encoding DUF3460 family protein: MYQSDITQFLNQLKQQKPNLEAEQRRGRALLWDKQPIDLEERAEQKASRVEQTPYSYYQNF; encoded by the coding sequence ATGTATCAATCGGACATCACCCAGTTCCTGAACCAGCTCAAGCAACAGAAGCCCAACCTGGAAGCCGAGCAGCGCCGCGGCCGCGCGCTGCTGTGGGACAAACAGCCGATCGATCTCGAAGAACGCGCCGAGCAGAAAGCCTCGCGCGTGGAACAGACGCCTTACTCGTACTATCAAAACTTCTAA
- a CDS encoding autotransporter assembly complex protein TamA, whose amino-acid sequence MAGCAIDKPRLRRGKAGFRRGPRTPMRHWLRAWLAFGLVMLTLAAGHAHAAKAAASYKVDIEATPRSLRKLLEAHLDIARFAKRPDISDDQFEFLITATPQQVRDLASTQGYFTPVVRTDVRTVDDTKRVTVSVDPGPQTLISSISLSFRGPVLTEDPAQENAARFAFSLHEGDPFSQGGWDDAKNASLKALQARRYLGAKIYHSEARVDPRTHEAKLSVTYESGPTFTMGKLDVSGTRRYPEQIVDNVNPISVGDIYDVQRVAELQRQLQNTPYYASVAIDVDSDPAKPVETPMHVKVSEYPYNSIRGGVGYSTDNGPLVQGSYSYLDTFGKAWPFTVEGRVDQIQQYGQIELSMPPGRRAWTNSMLASYTTTDVSDTRIYSIRGGVQRARTSQFIDYNYALLFYQDRLDQNAAAPTTSRALVPSWSWTRRNTDDPLFPRKGNLIHVEAGFAVKGVLTDQTFIRGYARGQQYLPIGKEDLVLIRAELGGVFTSGPSSGIPASLLFRAGGSNSVRGYGYQSIGNNVDGSVLPTKYLVTAAAEYQHWFNHDWGAAAFFDVGTATDTWGEKVFYPGVGVGARWRSPVGPVNVDVAYGIRNRSVRPYLTLGIAF is encoded by the coding sequence TTGGCGGGGTGTGCGATCGACAAGCCGCGGCTGCGGCGCGGCAAGGCCGGTTTCCGGCGTGGGCCTCGCACGCCCATGCGGCACTGGCTGCGCGCGTGGCTGGCATTCGGTCTCGTCATGTTGACGCTGGCGGCCGGCCACGCTCACGCCGCGAAAGCGGCCGCCAGCTACAAGGTCGATATCGAAGCCACGCCGCGCTCGCTGCGCAAGCTGCTCGAAGCGCATCTGGATATTGCGCGTTTCGCCAAACGCCCCGACATCAGCGACGACCAGTTCGAGTTTCTGATCACCGCCACGCCTCAACAGGTGCGCGATCTGGCTTCCACGCAGGGTTATTTCACGCCGGTCGTGCGTACCGACGTGCGCACCGTCGACGATACGAAGCGCGTCACCGTGAGCGTCGATCCCGGGCCGCAAACGCTGATCTCGTCGATTTCGCTGTCGTTCCGCGGGCCGGTGCTCACCGAAGACCCGGCGCAGGAGAACGCCGCGCGCTTCGCGTTTTCGCTGCACGAAGGCGACCCGTTTTCGCAGGGCGGCTGGGACGATGCAAAAAACGCGTCGCTCAAGGCCTTGCAGGCGCGCCGGTATCTGGGCGCGAAGATTTACCATTCCGAGGCACGCGTCGATCCGCGCACACACGAGGCGAAACTGTCGGTCACGTACGAAAGCGGGCCGACTTTCACGATGGGCAAGTTGGACGTCTCCGGCACGCGGCGCTACCCGGAACAGATCGTCGACAACGTGAACCCGATTTCGGTGGGCGATATCTACGACGTGCAGCGCGTCGCCGAATTGCAGCGGCAACTGCAAAACACGCCGTACTACGCGAGCGTCGCAATCGACGTGGATAGCGACCCCGCCAAACCGGTCGAGACGCCGATGCACGTGAAGGTGTCGGAATATCCGTACAACAGCATTCGCGGCGGCGTGGGTTATTCCACGGACAACGGTCCGCTGGTTCAGGGCTCCTATTCGTACCTCGACACTTTCGGCAAAGCCTGGCCGTTCACCGTCGAGGGCCGCGTCGACCAGATCCAGCAGTACGGGCAAATCGAACTCTCGATGCCGCCGGGGCGGCGCGCGTGGACCAATAGCATGCTGGCTTCCTACACCACGACCGACGTTTCCGACACGCGCATCTACAGTATCCGTGGCGGCGTGCAGCGGGCCCGGACCTCGCAGTTCATCGACTACAACTACGCGCTCCTGTTCTATCAGGACCGGCTCGACCAGAACGCGGCCGCGCCGACCACGAGCCGCGCGCTGGTGCCGTCCTGGTCATGGACCCGGCGCAACACCGACGACCCGCTGTTCCCGCGCAAGGGCAACCTGATTCACGTCGAGGCGGGCTTCGCGGTCAAAGGGGTGCTCACCGACCAGACCTTCATTCGCGGTTATGCGCGCGGCCAGCAGTACCTGCCGATCGGCAAGGAAGACCTCGTGCTGATTCGCGCCGAACTGGGCGGTGTGTTCACGAGCGGCCCTTCGAGCGGCATTCCGGCTTCGCTGCTGTTTCGCGCGGGCGGCTCGAATTCGGTGCGCGGCTATGGCTATCAGAGCATCGGTAACAACGTCGACGGTTCGGTGCTGCCCACCAAGTACCTCGTCACGGCGGCGGCCGAATACCAGCATTGGTTCAACCACGACTGGGGCGCTGCTGCGTTTTTCGATGTCGGCACCGCCACGGATACCTGGGGCGAAAAAGTCTTTTATCCAGGCGTCGGTGTCGGGGCACGCTGGCGCAGCCCGGTCGGCCCGGTCAACGTCGATGTCGCCTACGGGATCCGCAACCGCAGCGTGCGGCCGTATCTGACGCTGGGCATCGCCTTCTGA
- the panD gene encoding aspartate 1-decarboxylase, producing the protein MQRNMLKSKIHRVAVTHCELHYEGSCAIDEDLLEAANIVENERIDIWNINNGERFSTYAIKGERGSGMISLNGSAARRAQLGDLVIIAAFAVVDEAELKAGWKPDLVFVDDNNRIKGSRDHVPTQNWT; encoded by the coding sequence ATGCAACGCAACATGCTGAAGTCGAAGATTCACCGCGTCGCGGTCACGCATTGCGAACTGCACTACGAAGGTTCGTGCGCGATCGACGAAGATTTGCTGGAAGCGGCGAACATCGTCGAAAACGAGCGGATCGACATCTGGAACATCAACAATGGCGAGCGTTTCTCGACCTACGCGATCAAGGGTGAACGCGGCAGCGGCATGATCTCGCTGAACGGATCGGCGGCGCGGCGCGCGCAGCTGGGCGATCTGGTGATTATCGCGGCGTTCGCAGTGGTGGACGAAGCGGAGCTGAAGGCCGGCTGGAAGCCGGACCTCGTGTTCGTGGACGACAACAACAGGATCAAGGGCAGCCGCGATCACGTGCCGACGCAGAACTGGACCTGA